The following nucleotide sequence is from Candidatus Bipolaricaulis sibiricus.
GCGACCACAACACCGGTGATGGGCACGCCCCGTTCGCCGAAATGGCCGCCAGGCGAGGGTTCCCAGTGATCCTCGGGGTCGAGATCACCGCCTTCCGCTGGCACTGGGTGGCGTACCCGGTGGAGGCGTACGTTCCGCAGATCCCCCCGATGGTGTGGATGGGGGTGGGGTCGCCCGCTCCCACGTTCGCCGAGGCCCGCCAGAAGGGCGCCCAGCTCATCCAGGTTGCCCACCCCTTCTGGACGGGGGCACCCTACTTCGACGCGCTGGAAAGGCCGTTCTTCGACGACGGCTTCGACCTCGTGGAGATCGCAAACGGGGAGTTCAGCGACGACGACGAGCGAACAATCGAGCAGCTGTTCCGGTTCTGGAACGACGGCCGGCGCTACGTGGCCGTGGCGGCAAGCGATGCCCACCACTGGAAGGACCCCGCCCACGTCTACGGCCGACCCCGCACCTACGTCCACGTTGAGGGGGATCTCACGGTAGAGGCTCTGCTCGATGCGCTGGGCCGAGGGCGGGCGTTCGCGACCTACGGCCCCCTCGTCCACTTCACCGCCCAAGGCACCGCCCGTCCTGGGGACACCGTCGTTCTCAAGGGCGGGGAGGAGATCCGGCTTCAAGCCGAGCTGTTCGTCGCGCCGCGCGAGGAACCCCGCGGGCTCGCCCACGCCGAGGTAATCAGAAACGGAACGGTGGTGCGCCAGTTCGCGCTCGAGGGGAAGTCCGAGGGGATGATCGCGTTCACCGACACCCCGACCGCGAGCGGGTGGTACATCGTGCGGGTGGTGGCCACGGACGGCGACCAGGCGTGGACGAACCCGATCTGGGTTGAGGTGAACTAGCCCAAGAGGCTCACTCCCACTCGATCGTCGCCGGCGGCTTGCTCGTGATGTCGTAGACGACGCGGCCCACCTCGGGCACGCGGCGGGTGATCCGCGCCGCCACCCGGTCGAGGAACTCGGGGGGAAGCCGCGCCCAGTCCGCGGTCATCCCGTCTACGCTCGTCACCGCACGCAGCGCGACGACGTACCCGTACCGTCGGCCATCGCCGGTCACCCCAACGCTGCGAACGGGCGTCAGCACCACGAGGGCCTGCCACACGGCGTCGTACAGGCCCTCCTCGTTGAGGGCAGCGATGAACTCGTGGTCTGAACGGCGGGCGACGTCGAGGGCCTCGGCAGTGACCTCCCCCAGGATCCGCACCGCAAGGCCCGGGCCGGGGAACGGGTGCCGCAGCCGGATTGCCTCGGGAAGGCCGAGGACCCGCCCCACCTCCCGCACCTCGTCCTTGAACAGGAGGCGCAGCGGCTCCACGAGCTCGAACCCCAGCTCCGCGGGGAGCCCGCCCACGTTGTGGTGGCTCTTGATGGTCGCTGCCCCTCCCCCTCCGGCGGACTCGATCACGTCGGGGTAAAGCGTGCCCTGGGCGAGGAACCGGAACCGGCCCAACGCCGCCGCCGTCTCGCGAAACACGTCGATGAACGTAGCGCCGACCGCCCGGCGCTTGGCCTCCGGATCGGTGATCCCGCGCAGGGCGCGAAGGAATCGGTCGGCGGCGTCCACCACCTGAAGCGAGACCCCCAGCGAGCGGAGGGCCGTCACGACCTCGGCCCGCTCGCCCTCCCGAAGGAGGCCGTGGTCCACGAACACCGCCCGGTGGTCGACCCCCGCGCGGACGAGGAGCAGCGCGAGGACGGAGGAGTCCACGCCTCCCGAGGCGGCGAGGAGGACCCGGCCCTGGTCGACACGATCGCGGATGTCGGCCACCAGCCGGTCCGCCACGTTCTCCGGGGTCCACCGTCGCTCGACCCCCGCGGCCTCGAGGAACCGCGCCAGGAGGGCCATTCCATGCTCGGTGTGCGCGACCTCGGGATGGAATCCAAGCCCGAACATCCGCCCCGTGGGAGAAGCAACGGCGGCAATCGGGGAGTCAACCGTGGAAGCGTGGACCTCCCACCCGGGCGGGGGGCTCACCACCGCGTCCCCGTGGCTCATCCACACCGCAACGGGACAGGGCAGCCCCGCGAACAGCGGACCAGTGTGGCGGACAAGGTGAGCTCGTCCGTACTCGTGCCCCCCGGCAGCGACGACCCTCCCGCCGTGGGCTTGGACAAGAAGGTGCATCCCGTAGCAGATCCCGAGCACCGGAACGTCCCCCCGAAACACGCGGGGGTCGGGACGGGGCGAGTCGGGGGCGGTCGCCGATGCCGGCGAACCCGACAGGACGAGGGCCTGTGGGCGGTGGGCGTCGATGTCCCGCCAGGGCGTTGTCCCGGGGACGATGACCGAGAACGCGTGGAGCTCCCGCAGCCGACGGGCGATGAGCTGGGTGTACTGGGAGCCGAAGTCGAGGACAACGACGCTCATCCGCGCGCGAACGTGATCCGACCGGTGCGGGGATCCATCGTGTCGACCACCGCGAGGGACACAATGGGAACGCCGAACTGCCGGAGGACTTCCCGGCCCCCGCTTGCCCTCTTCTCAATGACGAACCCGAACCCCACGAGCTCGGCCGCGGCGTCGCGGACCATCGTCGCCAGGGCAGCGCTCGTCGTTCCCCGGTGGAGAAAGTCGTCGACCACGAGCACGCGCTCGCCGGGACGCAGGTAGTCGGCACTCACGCACAGGAGGTGCTCCGTGCCCTTCGTGGGCGAGATGACCGGGCAGGTGAGCGCACGCTGCATCGTGGCTGGCGCGCCTTTCTTCGCGTACAGGGCGGACGCGCCCAGGCGCCGCGCGGTCTCGTAGGCGATCACGTTGCCCGCTGCCTCGGCGGTGAACACGCAGCTCGGGGTGGCATCGCGGAACGCAGCGGCCAGCGCGACGCCCGCAAGCTCCACGAACGCCGGATCCACACGGTGGTTGAGGAAACCGTCCACGCGAAGGAACTCCGCGGACAGGACGCAGCCCTCCCGCTGGATCCGTTCCCGGATCGCTACCGTCTCCGGAGAGGAGTCCCAGGTCGCCATGCGGTATGGTACCCTGTCCCGCCGCCCTCCGGAACACCGCCCTGGTGGATCACTCCAGCTCGACGATCGTGACCCCGTCCCCGCCTTCGGCCGGGGGGGCGAGGTAGAACCGCTTCACGTAGGGGGCGTGGCGGAGGTAGGTGTGAAGGGCCTCGCGCAACGCCCCCGTGCCTTTCCCGTGGACGAGGCGCCCGGTGGACACTCCGGCCCGCAGGAGCCGATCCAGCCAGATCGTCACCTCGCGCTCCGCCTCGGCCACGGTCAGCCCGCGCACGGACAGCTCCAGACTCACCTCGCTTACGGGTCCGAGGGTCGGCGCCGCCGTCCGCGGGAGGGGCTGCTCCTCCGCCGGTTCGAGCGCCTCCGCGGGGAGCTCGATCCGCCGGCCCCGCACTTCGACGCCCACCCGGTCTCCCTCCACCCACCGCACCGTTCCCACCTTGCCGGTCGACCGGACGCGCACGGTCATCCCCTCCCCGATCGCGACCGGGCGACGGATCGGGGACGGACCTGCTGGAACCTCGGCCGCCACCTCCTCCACGCGGCGCAGGATCCCCCGCCGTTCCTCCGCCGACTCCGCGGCGCGGGCCTGGGCGATGAGTTCGGAGAGCTCCTTCCGCACCGCGCGAACCTCTCCCTCCAAGCGCGCGAGTTCCTGTCCCAGCGCCTCGGCCTTCTTCTCCTTGAGGGCGAGGAGCCGCTTCTCGTAGTCGGCCCGCAACCTCGCCACCGTCTCCCGTTCCAGTTCGAGGTTGGCGCGCATCCGGCGCGCCGCCCCACGCTCCCGCTCGAGCTCGGCAATGATCTCCTCGGCGCGAATCTCCCCCGACGTGAACGACGCACGGGCACGCTCGATCAGCTCCTCGGGAAGCCCCAGACGCCGGGCGATCTCGAGGGCGCACGACCGCCCGGGAACACCCTCCTGGACCCGGTAGGTGGGGGACAGGGTCTCGAGATCGAACTCCATCGAACAGGAGAGGACGCCGGGGTGAGAGACGGAGAAGTGCTTGAGGGGCGTGAGGTGGGTCGCCACCGCCGCGGTGGCTCCCAGCTCGAGGAGCCGCTCCAGGATCGCCAGCCCGAGCGCCGCCCCCTCCTGGGGGTCCGTCCCCGCCCCCAGCTCGTCGAGGAGAACGAGCGTTCGGTCGTCGGCGTCGCGGAGGATCGCCACGATGTTCGTCATGTGGGAGGAGAACGTCGAGAGGCTCTGCTCGATCGACTGCTCCTCCCCGATGTCGCTTCGCACCTTGGGGAACACGGACAGCACGGTCCGCGTCGAGGCGGGGATGGGAATCCCGCACTGGGACATCACGGTGAGAAGGCCAATCGTCTTGAGGAGGACCGTCTTCCCACCCGTGTTGGGGCCGGTGATCACCGCCACCCGCTTCGCCCCCCCGAACGCGATCGAGACCGGCACCGCCCGCTCCCCAAGAAGGGGGTGGCGCGCGTCCACGAGCTCGATCCGCCCGTCCTCGACGAGGGTCGGGAGCGCTCCCCGCACCGCCTGTCCGTACCGCGCACGGGCGTACAGCCCGTCGAGGCGGGCGAGGAGGGCGAGGTCCCGCCGCAGGGGCGCTTCCGCGGCGAGAAGGCGCGCGGTCAGCTCGGCGAGGATCCTGATCCGTTCGCGGCGGATGTCCTCTGCGGTCTCCCGCAGTCGGTTGTTGAGCTCGACCACCGACGCCGGCTCGGCAAACAGGGTCTGACCGCTCGCCGAGGTCTCGTGGACGACGATCGATGCCCCCCGCGCCCCGGCCTTGAACGGGACCACGAACCGCCCGCCGCGCTGGGTGATCACGGGATCCTGGACGAGGTCGCGATTCCGGTCCAGGTACCGGCGGAGGAGGTCGGTGATCCGATCCGTGAGCGCGCGGAGCTCACGGTTGAGGTCCGCCAGCTTGGGAGTGGCGTCGTCGCGGATCTCTCCCCGCTCGTCCACCGCGCGCCAGATCGCCCGGAGAAGGTCTGCCTGGTCGGACACCTTCTCTCCGAGGGCCTTCAGGCCTGGGAGGCGCGACGAGGACAGGCCCTGCCGGATCTCGGACAGGGCCGTGAGGGTCGCCGCCACGGTCACGAACCGGTCCGAGGCGAGGGTCCCGTGCTCGCGGGCTTCGTCAAGGAGCGGTGCCAGGTCGTGGATCCCCCCCATCGCAAACCCGTCCTGGAGCGCCTGTTCCATCTCCGCGACCAGGGCGTACTCCCGCTCCAACGCCTCGCGGTCCGCACGGGGAACGAGGGCCCGCACTGCCTCCGCCCCAAGCGAGGACGCAGCGAACCCCGCCACCCCCGCGAGGACCTTCCCCAGCTCGAGGTCGCGCGCCGTACGCAGGTTGACGACTTCGACTGGCACGCCGTCCGGTCCCGATGAAACCATGATCGGAAACTATATCCGGTCCGTCCAAGCCCTTGCCAGCAGCGTGGAATGAAGGCCGCAGATCCCAGCTCTACGGGCGACCTGAGCTCAGTGTGGAATCCCACCCTGAGCCAACCGGGATCGCCAGAACATCGCTCGCGTGACTCCTCACGGTTTCGACGCAGATGGCCGTGCTGGTCGCGCCGCCTTCCTACCCCAGTCAGAACCTGGCCGACACTGTGCGACAGAGCATCCCCTTGCGTGGGTCGCACGCCTGACGGCATGGCTCTCGGCGACCGCTAGAACGTGTCTGACCCGATCACTACAATCAGAGGTCATGCCTGCTAACCTCAGCCCAGGATTCCTCGCTGCTCGCGACCGCCTGAACCGGTCTAAGACGGATGAGGAACGCCTGGATGCCCTCCAGGAGATGTTGGCCACCATCCCAAAGCACAAGGGAACAGAGAAGATGCAGGCCGACATTCGCCGGCGGATCGCCAGGCTGAAGGAGAAGGCCGAGCAGCAGCGCCGATCCGGTAAAGGAGGAGCGGTAGGGTACCATGTGCCGCGGGAGGGAGCGGCTCAGGTGGCCCTGGTCGGAGTCCCCAACGCGGGAAAGTCGTCCCTGCTCGCCGCCGTCACCCGCGCAACGCCGGACATCGCCCCGTACCCCATGTCCACGGTTCGCCCGCAACCGGGCATGATGCAGTTTGAGGATATCCAGATCCAACTTGTCGACCTGCCCCCTATCACCCGCGACTACACCGAGGGATGGGTGTACGGGCTGATCCGTCTCGCAGACACGGTGGCGTTGTGCGTGAACCTCGAGAGTGCGACCTGGAGAGAGGAAACTGAAGAGGCAATCTCCCTCCTCGCCGACCACCACACGTTGCTGACCACAGGCCCGAGCCGACAGCTGGATTGGCGCGTGGTGGAGAAGCGAACCGTGGCGGTAGGGCTCAAGGCGGACCTCGGGCGCGATCGCATTGCGGCTTTCCGGTCTTGGGCTGAGGGGAGGTACCCGTCAACGTGCGTCTCGACAGCGACCGGTGAGGGCTTGGATGATGTGCGAGCTCTACTGTTCCGCCACTCAGGGGTGGTGCGGGTGTACACGAAGAAACCCGGCCATCCACCCGATCTGTCGCAACCATATACCATTCGGGAAGGAGCAACTGTGCTCAATGTAGTCGAGCAGATCCACAAAGACTTCGTCAGCCGTCTACGTTACGTCCGTCTGTGGGGGTCGGGCCGGTTCGACGGCCAACACGCCCCTCAGGACCACGTCGTTCAGGACCGAGATATCGTGGAGATCCATCTCTCATGACCGATCCCGTGCGTCTGGCCCAGGAGTTGGTGCGCATCCCAAGCCCCTCGGGAATGGAAGGGGACCTCGCCGATCGGCTGCTCCAGGTACTCAAGGGGTTCTGCGAGGCCGAGCGAGGACCGCTGGGCGCGGTGGTGGGGAGAATCTCCCATGGCAACGGGCCCACCGTGATGCTGGAGGGCCACCTCGACACTGTGCCGCCCGGAGATAGTGCGGGGTGGTCCCGCGGGCCGTTCTCCGGCGAGATCGCGGACGGTCTGCTATGGGGGAGAGGGGCCGCAGACATGAAGGGGTCAATCGCTGCCCAGGTCGCAGCCGCCGCCACCGTGGCCAAGGACGTGCGGGGTACGCTCCTTCTGGTGTACGTTCCGATGGAGGAGATCGCCGAGGGGGTCGTTCTGGCGCGTGTGCTCGATCAGGTGGGCCGCCCCGATCTCGTCGTGCTGGGCGAGCCCACCGATCTACGGTTGGGGATCGGACACCGCGGACGGGCAGTGGTCCGGCTGGAGGCCCGCGGTCGGGCCGCCCACGCTGCGATGCCCAACCTCGGAGACAACGCAATCGTCCGCATGGTGGAGGCTCTCCCGTTGACGTTCGAGGCCCTTCTCCCCGACGACCCGCTGCTCGGAGAGGAGTCAGCGACGCCCGTCGCGATCGGCACCCCGCCGGGTGGGCCTGTGGTTCCTGAGATGTGCTGGGCCCTCATCGACCGCCGTATCGCCCGCGAGGAGACGCCCGAGTCCGTGCTTGCCGCGTACGAGGGACTCGAACTCGACGCGAAGATTGAGCGGGTGGAACTCGTCGCGTACACCGGGGAGAAGTTCGGCGCGGAGTGTTTCTTCCCGGCGTGGTGGATGAGTCCGGAGCACCCGTGGAGCGTTCGGGCCCGGGACGGGCTCGGCTCGCCCCCGATGCGGATCTGGCGGTTCTCGACCGATGGAGTGGAGTCGTGTGCACGACGCGGCATTCCCACCGTCGGCTACGGCCCGGGCGACGATCTGCTGGCTCATCAGACCGACGAACACGTCCCGGTAGGCGACATCGAGCGGGCGGCCCATGCCTACCGCCGGCTGTTGCGGTCGCTGTTTGTTCCGGGGACACCAGAAGCGAAGCCTGCACCTGCTGAGCGACGGGAGGAACGCCGCGGGCGCGGACGGCGGCGCCGGTAGTGCGGGGCGCGCCAGCGTGGGCCCTCGGCACGACACGATGACCGAGGACGAGGCCTTCCCAGCTGACGGAGACGCGCTGCCCGAGACCCCACCTCGCCCCCAGCGATGGTGGATCGCAGGGATCGCGCTCGCGGTGGCAGGAGCCCTCCTTGCCACGTTCATCCCCGGCTTGCTCCCCCGCGAGCGGACCGGCTCAGGAACGGGGTTCGTGATCGCGATGGGCGGGTACATCCTCACCTCTGCGCACGTGGTGCGCGGAGCAACGGAGATCACGGTCCACTGGAGCGGCCGTGGGTACAACGCGGGCATCGTGACCCTCAACAGCGACTACGACCTAGCGTTGCTCGTCTGTGACAGCCTGCCCCCCGTGCCGGCGGTTGCAGTTGCCGGAGGACGACCCGAGCTGGGTGACCCAGTGACCGCGGTGGGCCACCCCGGAGGGACTCGCCACCCCACAGCCCGCTCCACCACCGTGGCTGGCGTCGGGTGGTGGGCAGTAGGAGCTGACGGCAACGTGCTCCGCGACCTCGTTGCCACCGATGACCCGTTCCGACCGGGCTACAGCGGATCCCCGCTTGTGAACGAAGCAGGACACGTAGTCGGCATTGTAACCGGCAGCGTCACCTCGGGAACAGGCAAGCAGTTTGGGTTCGCCGTGTCCATCCAGCAAGCCGCGGGGTGGCTCGCAGGCCGAGGGATGGCGCTGTCCCTGGAGTCGGAGCGCCCGGCGTCCGCGCTCCGCGAGGCCGACCTTCTCTCCCGTGTCGCCCCATCCGTAGTCCGCGTCGAGTCCCGGCTCCCGCCGGGCAGTCCGTAGCGCCTCCTCTACGCCAGAGCCGCAACGATCGCACGTAGGAACGCCGGCAGGTCGCTTGGAACGCGCGACGTGATCAGATTCCCATCCCGAACGACTTCCTCGTCAACCCACGTCGCGCCCGCGTTCTCAAGGTCATCGCGGATCGCGGAGACGCTCGTGACCCTCTTCCCTGCCACGACCCGCGCCGAACACAGCATCCACCCCCCGTGGCAGATCGCCGCAACGGGCTTCCCGCTCTCCGCCATCTCTCGGACGAACGTAACGAGGGCCGGGCTGCGACGCATGTTGTCCGGTGCATACCCGCCGGGGATGACCACCGCGTCGAAGTCCGCCGCTCGAACCTGAGCCGCCGCCAGTTCAGCCGGCGCCGGGTAGCCGAGTCGGCTTCTGTACTCCCGCTTCTCCGGTCCCACTGCCACGACCGTCGCCCCCTCTTCCTTGAGCCGGAGGTACGGATACCAGAACTCAAGCTCCTGATACAGATCTGCTACGAGAATCGCAATGCGCTTTCCGGTCAGGTTCATCCTCTCCCTCCTCGCGCCTTCACCGCGCCCACCACACCTGTTCCTCTCCCACATACGCCTTCCCCATCGCTGCCCGCCGCAACCGGTCCATCATCGCTACCCCCAGGCCTTCCTCCGGAACGGGCTCGGCCACGATTGCCGAGAGCCCAACACGATCGAGGCGATGGATCGTCGCGAAGAACCGCGCCCCCGCCTCTACCAGGTCGCCGCTCGGAGAGAGGACCTCAACTCGTCCGAACCCTGTCCAAGCCTCACGGAACGCGAGGAACCCACACGCCTGGCGTTCCAACGCCTCGCTCCCATCGGGGATCGGCCCCCGCTCAAGGAGGAAGAGCGGGGTCGCGGGAACGTAGTGCCGGGCGAGCGTTCCTGGCGAGGCTGAGGGACCGGTAGCGGGGGCCATCCGCAGGTCCGGCAGACACTCCCGAAGCGATTCGAGCGGGGTTCCACCAGGCCTCAACACCACGGGGACCTCATCGGCGAGCGACACCACCGTCGACTCAATGCCCACCGGGGAGGCCCCGCCAGCGATCAGTCCATCAATACGTCCGTTCAGCTGGTCGAGAACGTCGTCGTGGTGGGTCGGAGAGAGGCGGCCGAACCGGTTGGCGCTGGGAGCGGCGATGGGGCATCCTGCTGCCCGAATCAGGCCCAAGGCCACGGGATGATCGGGCATCCGCACGCCAACTGTCGACAGGCCCGCAGTGACGATGGATGGCACCCGCCGCCGGCGGGGGAGAATCAGCGTCAATGGCCCGGGCCAGAACCGCTCCATCAGCTCCCGAGCCTGGGGAGGAATCGTTGTCCACAGCTGATCTGCATCGTCTGGAGCAGCAACGTGAACAATCACGGGGTCAAACCGGGGCCGCTCCTTGGCAGCGAATACGCGGGCCACGGCCCGTGCCGACAGCGCGTCTGCTCCCAAGCCGTACACGGTCTCGGTGGGAAACGCCACCGTTCCCCGGCGGCGGATGACCTCTGCCGCTGCGGCGATTCCCTCCTCGTCCGGAGCGAAGACCCTGGTCTCCATACGCCCTCAATCCTACAGCGTCTTCCGGAGGAGGGAAGGCCCCCGGTGGACGGAGCCCTGACGGGTGACAGGTAACGGGAGACCCCTCCGCATGGGGAGTACTGAGCGGGCGTTCTGCGGCGCGAGGGTCGATCCGGGATAATCTCCCCGCAATGCCAGCGGACCTCATCCTCCACGGCGGCCCGGTGTTCGGTGCCGACGGCGCGGACGCCATTGCCGTCCGCTGTGGGCGGATCGTGGCCGTGGGCTCTGCGTCCGAAATCCTCCGCTTCAGGTCGCCAGAGGTGGCTCTTGTCCCCCTCCGCGGCCGGGCGGTTCTCCCCGGGTTCTTCGACGGTCACACTCACTTCGTCCGCGTGGGGCTGGAGCAGTCGTTCTACGTCGAGCTCCGAACAGCGAAGTCGCTTGCAGAGGCCCTGGAGCGGCTCCGCAGCGCGGCTGCCCACCGCCGTGAAGGGTGGATCATCGGGCGGGGGTGGGACGAGTCCCGCTGGCCCGAGAAGCGGTACCTGGAACGGGCAGACCTCGACCGGGCTGTGCCGCGCCAGCCCTGTTACGCGATGCGGGTCGACGGACACATGCTCACGGCCAACACCCTCGCCCTGGCCCGCTGCACCCGACCCGAGGGGGAGTCGGTAGACCGCGACCTCGGGCACCTCCGCGAGGAAGCCGCGTGGGAGCTCGTCCGCGCCGCACGGCCCGATCGGGACACCCTGATCGAGGCAGTGGCGGCGGCCTCGCGCCACGCCGCCGCGCTCGGGGTGACCGCGGTTGCCGACATGGCCGGGGCCGACCACCTGGGGCTTTACCAGTCCGCCCTCCGGCGGGGGACCCTCACCACGCGCGTCCTCCTCTACCTCCCTGTTGAGGACCTCCCCGCCCTGCAGAGCTTGACTGTGAGCAGGGGGTTCGGCTCCCCCCTCGTCGCGATCCAGGGGGTCAAGGTGTTCGCTGACGGCTCGATCGGAGCCCGA
It contains:
- a CDS encoding GMP synthase [glutamine-hydrolyzing], amidotransferase subunit produces the protein MSVVVLDFGSQYTQLIARRLRELHAFSVIVPGTTPWRDIDAHRPQALVLSGSPASATAPDSPRPDPRVFRGDVPVLGICYGMHLLVQAHGGRVVAAGGHEYGRAHLVRHTGPLFAGLPCPVAVWMSHGDAVVSPPPGWEVHASTVDSPIAAVASPTGRMFGLGFHPEVAHTEHGMALLARFLEAAGVERRWTPENVADRLVADIRDRVDQGRVLLAASGGVDSSVLALLLVRAGVDHRAVFVDHGLLREGERAEVVTALRSLGVSLQVVDAADRFLRALRGITDPEAKRRAVGATFIDVFRETAAALGRFRFLAQGTLYPDVIESAGGGGAATIKSHHNVGGLPAELGFELVEPLRLLFKDEVREVGRVLGLPEAIRLRHPFPGPGLAVRILGEVTAEALDVARRSDHEFIAALNEEGLYDAVWQALVVLTPVRSVGVTGDGRRYGYVVALRAVTSVDGMTADWARLPPEFLDRVAARITRRVPEVGRVVYDITSKPPATIEWE
- a CDS encoding Recombination inhibitory protein MutS2, translating into MVSSGPDGVPVEVVNLRTARDLELGKVLAGVAGFAASSLGAEAVRALVPRADREALEREYALVAEMEQALQDGFAMGGIHDLAPLLDEAREHGTLASDRFVTVAATLTALSEIRQGLSSSRLPGLKALGEKVSDQADLLRAIWRAVDERGEIRDDATPKLADLNRELRALTDRITDLLRRYLDRNRDLVQDPVITQRGGRFVVPFKAGARGASIVVHETSASGQTLFAEPASVVELNNRLRETAEDIRRERIRILAELTARLLAAEAPLRRDLALLARLDGLYARARYGQAVRGALPTLVEDGRIELVDARHPLLGERAVPVSIAFGGAKRVAVITGPNTGGKTVLLKTIGLLTVMSQCGIPIPASTRTVLSVFPKVRSDIGEEQSIEQSLSTFSSHMTNIVAILRDADDRTLVLLDELGAGTDPQEGAALGLAILERLLELGATAAVATHLTPLKHFSVSHPGVLSCSMEFDLETLSPTYRVQEGVPGRSCALEIARRLGLPEELIERARASFTSGEIRAEEIIAELERERGAARRMRANLELERETVARLRADYEKRLLALKEKKAEALGQELARLEGEVRAVRKELSELIAQARAAESAEERRGILRRVEEVAAEVPAGPSPIRRPVAIGEGMTVRVRSTGKVGTVRWVEGDRVGVEVRGRRIELPAEALEPAEEQPLPRTAAPTLGPVSEVSLELSVRGLTVAEAEREVTIWLDRLLRAGVSTGRLVHGKGTGALREALHTYLRHAPYVKRFYLAPPAEGGDGVTIVELE
- a CDS encoding GTP-binding protein RBG1/RBG2, which codes for MPANLSPGFLAARDRLNRSKTDEERLDALQEMLATIPKHKGTEKMQADIRRRIARLKEKAEQQRRSGKGGAVGYHVPREGAAQVALVGVPNAGKSSLLAAVTRATPDIAPYPMSTVRPQPGMMQFEDIQIQLVDLPPITRDYTEGWVYGLIRLADTVALCVNLESATWREETEEAISLLADHHTLLTTGPSRQLDWRVVEKRTVAVGLKADLGRDRIAAFRSWAEGRYPSTCVSTATGEGLDDVRALLFRHSGVVRVYTKKPGHPPDLSQPYTIREGATVLNVVEQIHKDFVSRLRYVRLWGSGRFDGQHAPQDHVVQDRDIVEIHLS
- a CDS encoding N-succinyl-L,L-diaminopimelate desuccinylase encodes the protein MTDPVRLAQELVRIPSPSGMEGDLADRLLQVLKGFCEAERGPLGAVVGRISHGNGPTVMLEGHLDTVPPGDSAGWSRGPFSGEIADGLLWGRGAADMKGSIAAQVAAAATVAKDVRGTLLLVYVPMEEIAEGVVLARVLDQVGRPDLVVLGEPTDLRLGIGHRGRAVVRLEARGRAAHAAMPNLGDNAIVRMVEALPLTFEALLPDDPLLGEESATPVAIGTPPGGPVVPEMCWALIDRRIAREETPESVLAAYEGLELDAKIERVELVAYTGEKFGAECFFPAWWMSPEHPWSVRARDGLGSPPMRIWRFSTDGVESCARRGIPTVGYGPGDDLLAHQTDEHVPVGDIERAAHAYRRLLRSLFVPGTPEAKPAPAERREERRGRGRRRR
- a CDS encoding Intracellular protease, whose translation is MNLTGKRIAILVADLYQELEFWYPYLRLKEEGATVVAVGPEKREYRSRLGYPAPAELAAAQVRAADFDAVVIPGGYAPDNMRRSPALVTFVREMAESGKPVAAICHGGWMLCSARVVAGKRVTSVSAIRDDLENAGATWVDEEVVRDGNLITSRVPSDLPAFLRAIVAALA
- a CDS encoding Threonylcarbamoyl-AMP synthase, translating into METRVFAPDEEGIAAAAEVIRRRGTVAFPTETVYGLGADALSARAVARVFAAKERPRFDPVIVHVAAPDDADQLWTTIPPQARELMERFWPGPLTLILPRRRRVPSIVTAGLSTVGVRMPDHPVALGLIRAAGCPIAAPSANRFGRLSPTHHDDVLDQLNGRIDGLIAGGASPVGIESTVVSLADEVPVVLRPGGTPLESLRECLPDLRMAPATGPSASPGTLARHYVPATPLFLLERGPIPDGSEALERQACGFLAFREAWTGFGRVEVLSPSGDLVEAGARFFATIHRLDRVGLSAIVAEPVPEEGLGVAMMDRLRRAAMGKAYVGEEQVWWAR